From the genome of Paracoccus seriniphilus, one region includes:
- a CDS encoding response regulator, producing MNSPDAHILIVDDDERIRALLGRFLRKNAFMVTMARDAAQARRLLSGLEFDLIVLDVMMPGEDGFALTRALRQKIQTPILLLTARGDIEDRITGLESGADDYLPKPFEPRELLLRIEAILRRIPAAETAQPKFLSLGQLRYDTEKGELWQGESIMRLTGTEQALLRKLAASLGEPVSRAELIEDLGRGGSEDGDNSERAIDVQITRLRRKIEADPKEPRFLQTVRGTGYMLMAD from the coding sequence ATGAACAGCCCGGATGCCCATATCCTGATCGTTGACGACGATGAACGTATCCGTGCCTTGCTGGGGCGGTTTCTGCGCAAGAATGCTTTCATGGTGACCATGGCGCGTGATGCCGCGCAGGCCAGGCGGCTGTTGAGCGGGCTGGAATTCGACCTGATCGTTCTGGACGTGATGATGCCCGGCGAGGATGGCTTTGCCCTGACCCGTGCGCTGCGCCAGAAAATTCAGACGCCGATCCTGTTGCTGACGGCGCGGGGCGATATCGAGGACCGTATTACCGGGCTTGAAAGTGGCGCGGATGACTATCTGCCCAAACCCTTCGAGCCGCGCGAATTGCTGTTGCGGATCGAGGCCATCCTGCGTCGCATCCCGGCGGCCGAGACGGCGCAGCCGAAATTCCTGTCGCTGGGTCAGCTGCGCTATGACACCGAAAAGGGAGAGTTGTGGCAGGGCGAGTCGATCATGCGCCTGACCGGCACCGAGCAGGCCCTGCTGCGCAAGCTGGCCGCAAGTCTTGGCGAACCGGTCAGTCGCGCGGAACTGATCGAGGACCTGGGCCGGGGCGGCAGCGAGGATGGCGACAATTCCGAACGCGCCATCGATGTGCAGATCACCCGCCTGCGTCGCAAGATCGAGGCCGACCCGAAAGAGCCGCGATTCCTGCAGACCGTGCGCGGCACCGGCTACATGCTGATGGCCGACTGA
- a CDS encoding MarR family winged helix-turn-helix transcriptional regulator, producing MQNKARMQTMVGEDLLFLTDDQLRRGIEAMFFAYRAFTADPDLILAEMDYGRAHHRALHFIHRSPGLTVTALLAVLGVTKQSLNRVLRTLIEDGLVESRVGRRDRRERLLYLTEAGTALERRLSAAQRARMRTAYRNAGPQAVAGFRQVLEAMMDPETRAQYQAMKDLPEED from the coding sequence ATGCAGAACAAGGCGCGCATGCAGACAATGGTCGGCGAGGATCTGCTGTTCCTGACCGATGACCAGCTGCGCCGTGGCATCGAGGCGATGTTTTTCGCCTATCGCGCCTTTACCGCGGATCCCGACCTGATTCTGGCAGAGATGGATTACGGGCGCGCCCACCACCGGGCCCTGCATTTCATCCATCGCAGTCCCGGTCTGACCGTCACCGCGCTGCTGGCCGTGCTGGGGGTGACCAAGCAATCCCTGAACCGGGTGCTGCGCACCCTGATCGAGGACGGGCTGGTCGAAAGCCGCGTCGGGCGGCGTGACCGGCGCGAAAGATTGCTGTATCTGACCGAGGCGGGCACCGCGCTGGAGCGCAGGCTGTCCGCGGCGCAGCGGGCGCGGATGCGCACGGCCTATCGCAATGCCGGCCCGCAGGCGGTGGCGGGTTTCCGGCAGGTGCTGGAAGCGATGATGGACCCCGAGACCCGGGCACAGTATCAGGCAATGAAGGATCTGCCCGAGGAAGATTGA
- a CDS encoding branched-chain amino acid aminotransferase, protein MTAAYDDRDGKIWMDGELVDWRDAKVHVLTHALHYASSVFEGERCYDGKIFKGHEHSLRLIESGRLLDMPIPYSADEIDAAKEEVLKANGFENAYVRVVAWRGSGLDMGVSAKRNPVRMAVCAWEWGSYYGDAKWQGAKLDVAKWKRPSPETIPTAAKAAGLYMICTMSKHAAEEKGFSDALFMDWEGYVAEATGANIFFLKDGEVHTPLADRFLNGITRRTVIEMMKEKGLTVHERRIKPEELDGFQECFLTGTAAEVTPVAQIGDWNFQVGETTRAIAEDYEKLVRA, encoded by the coding sequence ATGACGGCGGCATATGACGATCGCGACGGCAAGATCTGGATGGACGGTGAACTGGTCGACTGGCGCGACGCAAAGGTGCATGTGCTCACCCACGCACTGCATTACGCCAGTTCGGTTTTCGAAGGCGAGCGCTGCTATGACGGCAAGATTTTCAAGGGACATGAACATTCGCTGCGCCTGATCGAATCGGGACGGCTGCTGGACATGCCGATTCCCTATTCGGCAGATGAAATCGATGCGGCGAAAGAGGAAGTCCTGAAGGCCAACGGCTTCGAGAACGCCTATGTGCGCGTCGTCGCATGGCGGGGGTCAGGTCTGGACATGGGTGTCTCGGCCAAGCGCAACCCCGTCCGCATGGCCGTCTGCGCCTGGGAATGGGGCAGCTACTACGGTGATGCAAAATGGCAGGGTGCCAAGCTGGACGTCGCCAAGTGGAAACGCCCCAGCCCGGAAACCATCCCCACTGCCGCCAAGGCTGCCGGTCTGTACATGATCTGCACCATGTCCAAACATGCCGCCGAGGAAAAAGGCTTCTCGGACGCGCTGTTCATGGACTGGGAAGGCTATGTGGCCGAGGCGACCGGCGCGAATATCTTCTTCCTGAAGGACGGTGAAGTCCACACGCCGCTGGCCGACCGCTTTCTGAACGGAATCACCCGCCGCACCGTCATCGAGATGATGAAGGAGAAGGGGCTGACCGTGCATGAGCGCCGGATCAAACCCGAAGAACTGGACGGCTTCCAGGAATGCTTCCTGACCGGTACCGCCGCCGAGGTCACCCCGGTTGCCCAGATCGGCGACTGGAACTTTCAGGTCGGAGAAACCACCCGCGCCATTGCCGAAGATTACGAAAAACTGGTGCGCGCCTGA
- a CDS encoding PTS sugar transporter subunit IIA translates to MQLSEILKPGAVRSLGQVTSKKRLFQELSELANAEYRLPQSEVLDALQERESLGPTGVGQGVALPHARLHGLDKVVGLFLRLEKPLDFDAVDRQPVDLVFALLAPETSGVDHLKALALVSRTLRDGDLRNKLRANDNQAALYAVLSAAQGIRAA, encoded by the coding sequence ATGCAACTCAGCGAAATTCTCAAGCCCGGAGCCGTCCGTTCCCTTGGACAGGTGACATCCAAGAAACGCCTGTTTCAGGAACTGTCCGAACTGGCCAATGCCGAATACCGGCTGCCTCAATCCGAGGTTCTGGATGCGCTGCAAGAGCGCGAGAGCCTGGGGCCGACCGGCGTCGGGCAGGGGGTGGCACTGCCACATGCGCGGCTGCATGGGCTGGACAAGGTCGTCGGCCTGTTCCTGCGGCTGGAAAAGCCGCTGGATTTCGATGCGGTGGACCGTCAGCCCGTCGATCTGGTCTTTGCGCTGCTTGCGCCGGAAACCAGCGGTGTCGATCACCTCAAGGCACTGGCCCTGGTGTCTCGAACGCTGCGCGATGGCGATCTGCGCAACAAGCTGCGTGCCAATGACAATCAGGCGGCGCTTTACGCCGTTTTGTCCGCCGCCCAGGGCATAAGGGCCGCATGA
- the hpf gene encoding ribosome hibernation-promoting factor, HPF/YfiA family has translation MRYTISGKHIDVGDALSTHVETELGETITKYSQRPTDAAVTFSRDAHQFVCDTVVHLSTGLTVQARGIANEVYDAFEACREKMDKQLRRYKRRLKDHHKDRSEPVEFGEAGMYVLSSDESNWETGADGLEPIIIAEMESRVPTLSVGDAVMQMELAGTPLLVFRNEKHGGVNVVHRREDGNVGWIDPRGNG, from the coding sequence ATGCGCTATACCATCAGCGGAAAACACATTGATGTTGGCGATGCCCTCAGCACGCATGTCGAGACAGAGCTTGGGGAAACGATTACCAAATACTCCCAACGTCCGACCGACGCGGCGGTAACATTTTCCCGTGATGCGCATCAGTTCGTCTGCGATACCGTCGTGCATCTGTCCACCGGTCTGACGGTGCAGGCGCGCGGAATCGCCAACGAAGTCTATGATGCATTCGAAGCCTGCCGTGAAAAGATGGACAAGCAGCTGCGCCGCTACAAACGGCGTCTGAAAGACCATCACAAGGACCGGTCCGAGCCTGTTGAATTCGGTGAGGCGGGAATGTATGTGCTTTCGTCTGATGAGAGCAATTGGGAAACCGGGGCCGATGGTCTGGAACCAATCATCATCGCCGAAATGGAATCCCGCGTGCCCACGCTGTCGGTTGGTGACGCGGTCATGCAGATGGAACTGGCAGGGACGCCGCTTCTGGTGTTCCGCAACGAGAAACATGGCGGCGTGAATGTTGTCCATCGCCGTGAAGACGGCAATGTCGGATGGATCGACCCGCGCGGGAACGGCTGA
- the lptB gene encoding LPS export ABC transporter ATP-binding protein: MQVPAAQMDGDGLQVHGLRKSYRKRPVIHDVSVSLKRGEVVALLGPNGSGKTTCFYCIAGLVPPDAGQVLIDGQDATRLPMFRRARMGIGYLPQEMSIFRGLSVEQNIMAVLEVTLRDPRHRRDRLEELLGDFSITHLRGAPAMALSGGERRRVEIARCLASDPSFLLLDEPFAGVDPIAVGEIRELVHALKSRGIGVLITDHNVRETLAIVDRAYILHDGHVLMSGTTSEIVADSKVREVYLGESFHLG; the protein is encoded by the coding sequence ATGCAGGTTCCGGCTGCGCAGATGGATGGCGACGGGTTGCAGGTGCATGGGCTGCGCAAATCCTATCGCAAGCGTCCGGTGATTCACGATGTGTCGGTCTCGCTCAAGCGTGGCGAGGTCGTGGCGCTCCTGGGGCCCAATGGCTCGGGCAAGACGACATGTTTCTATTGCATTGCCGGGCTGGTGCCCCCCGATGCCGGGCAGGTCCTGATCGACGGTCAGGACGCGACGCGCCTGCCGATGTTTCGGCGCGCGCGCATGGGCATCGGCTATCTGCCGCAGGAAATGTCGATCTTTCGCGGGCTTTCGGTCGAGCAGAACATCATGGCGGTGCTGGAGGTGACGCTGCGGGACCCGCGCCATCGCCGTGACCGGCTGGAGGAATTGCTGGGCGATTTCTCGATCACGCATCTGCGCGGTGCCCCGGCCATGGCGCTGTCGGGCGGGGAAAGGCGCCGGGTCGAGATCGCGCGCTGTCTGGCCTCGGATCCCAGCTTCCTGCTGCTGGATGAACCCTTTGCCGGTGTCGATCCGATTGCAGTCGGAGAGATTCGCGAGTTGGTTCATGCCTTGAAATCCCGCGGGATCGGGGTTCTGATCACCGATCACAATGTGCGCGAGACATTGGCCATCGTCGATCGTGCCTATATCCTGCATGACGGGCATGTGCTGATGTCCGGCACCACCTCGGAGATCGTCGCCGATTCCAAGGTGCGCGAAGTCTATCTGGGTGAAAGTTTCCATCTGGGATGA
- the lptA gene encoding lipopolysaccharide transport periplasmic protein LptA, whose amino-acid sequence MLRPLMIALLLASGPAFAQSVAFGGMQADSSAPVEVAADRLEVDQADGNAVFTGNVVIGQGEMRLSADRVTVEYANEEQSRIRSMHAVGNVVLVSGGDAAEAREAVYQVETGGVTLTGDVVLAQGESVLTGDKMIVDLVNGTARVDGRVRSILQQGGN is encoded by the coding sequence ATGTTGCGCCCCCTGATGATCGCCCTGCTTCTTGCATCGGGCCCTGCCTTCGCGCAAAGCGTCGCCTTCGGCGGCATGCAAGCGGACAGTTCGGCCCCGGTCGAGGTTGCGGCGGACCGGCTGGAGGTCGATCAGGCGGATGGCAATGCGGTGTTCACCGGCAATGTGGTGATCGGGCAGGGAGAGATGCGCCTGTCCGCCGATCGCGTGACGGTTGAATATGCCAATGAGGAGCAATCGCGCATCCGTTCGATGCATGCGGTGGGCAATGTGGTTCTGGTCTCGGGCGGAGATGCGGCCGAGGCGCGCGAGGCGGTCTATCAGGTTGAAACCGGCGGCGTGACGCTGACCGGCGATGTCGTTCTGGCGCAGGGCGAGAGCGTGCTGACTGGTGACAAGATGATCGTGGATCTGGTCAATGGCACCGCCCGGGTTGACGGGCGGGTGCGCTCGATCCTGCAGCAGGGCGGCAATTGA
- a CDS encoding KpsF/GutQ family sugar-phosphate isomerase produces MTTYLETAARVIRTEAEALQLLAGSLGPEFQKAIDLVLGAQGRVILSGMGKSGHIARKIAATLASTGTPAQFVHPAEASHGDLGMVTQSDVALVLSNSGETPELADLIAHTRRFQIPLIGVASRANSTLLRQSDVALLLPPAEEACGNGIVPTTSTTMTLALGDALAIALMEHRRFTPEHFRTFHPGGKLGALLATVGDLMHDDLPLVREDTPMTEALLVISQKGYGVAGVADADGRLTGIITDGDLRRHMDGLLNHTAGEVMTHGPSVIAPDALAEAALAEMQSRKITCLFAVQDGTPRGILHIHDCLRAGMV; encoded by the coding sequence ATGACGACATACTTAGAAACCGCTGCCCGTGTGATCAGGACCGAGGCGGAGGCGCTTCAGTTGCTGGCCGGTTCGCTTGGCCCGGAATTCCAGAAGGCGATCGACCTGGTTCTGGGCGCGCAGGGGCGCGTGATCCTGTCGGGCATGGGAAAATCGGGTCACATCGCCCGCAAGATCGCGGCGACGCTGGCCTCGACCGGAACGCCCGCGCAATTCGTCCACCCTGCCGAGGCCAGTCATGGCGATCTGGGCATGGTGACGCAGTCGGACGTGGCGCTGGTCCTGTCAAACAGCGGCGAAACGCCGGAACTGGCCGATCTGATCGCCCATACCCGGCGTTTCCAGATTCCGCTGATCGGCGTGGCCTCGCGGGCCAATTCGACGTTGCTGCGGCAATCGGATGTGGCGCTGTTGCTGCCCCCGGCCGAGGAAGCCTGTGGCAACGGGATCGTGCCGACCACCTCGACCACGATGACGTTGGCCCTGGGTGATGCCCTGGCGATTGCGCTGATGGAACATCGCCGCTTTACGCCCGAACATTTCCGTACTTTCCATCCCGGTGGCAAGCTGGGTGCGCTGCTGGCCACCGTGGGCGACCTGATGCATGACGACCTGCCATTGGTGCGTGAAGACACGCCGATGACCGAGGCGCTTCTGGTGATCAGCCAGAAGGGCTATGGCGTGGCCGGGGTTGCCGATGCGGATGGCCGGCTGACGGGCATCATCACCGATGGCGACCTGCGGCGCCACATGGACGGCCTGCTGAACCATACGGCGGGCGAGGTCATGACCCATGGCCCCAGCGTCATTGCGCCCGACGCGCTGGCCGAGGCTGCCCTGGCAGAGATGCAGTCGCGCAAGATCACCTGCCTGTTCGCGGTTCAGGACGGCACGCCGCGCGGGATCCTGCATATCCATGACTGCCTGCGCGCCGGCATGGTCTGA
- a CDS encoding ribonuclease D, with the protein MSIHLYQNDLPDDLDLGAIVAIDTETMGLDPRRDRLCLVQMSSGDGDAHLVQIERGQTEAPNLCRMLTDPKVVKLFHFGRFDIAALENAFGVVTSPVWCTKIASKMVRTFTDRHGLKYLLSELVGVDISKQQQSSDWGADDLTDAQLEYAASDVLHLHKLKEALEERLRRENRLGLAQACFDFLPARAHLDLLGWGDEKDIFHH; encoded by the coding sequence ATGAGTATTCATCTTTACCAGAATGACCTTCCCGACGATCTCGACCTTGGCGCGATCGTCGCAATCGACACCGAGACGATGGGACTTGATCCAAGGCGTGACCGGCTCTGCCTTGTGCAGATGTCGTCTGGCGACGGAGATGCGCATCTGGTTCAGATCGAGCGGGGCCAGACCGAGGCCCCCAATCTTTGCCGGATGCTGACCGATCCCAAGGTGGTCAAGCTGTTCCATTTTGGTCGTTTTGACATCGCGGCACTGGAAAATGCCTTTGGCGTCGTGACCTCGCCGGTCTGGTGCACCAAGATCGCTTCGAAGATGGTGCGCACCTTTACCGACCGTCACGGGCTGAAATATCTGCTCAGCGAGCTGGTTGGCGTGGATATCAGCAAGCAGCAGCAGAGCAGCGACTGGGGCGCGGATGATCTGACCGACGCCCAGCTTGAATATGCGGCATCGGATGTTCTGCATCTGCACAAGCTGAAAGAGGCGCTGGAAGAGCGGCTGCGCCGCGAGAACCGACTGGGACTGGCACAGGCCTGTTTCGATTTTCTTCCGGCCCGGGCCCATCTGGATCTGCTGGGCTGGGGGGATGAAAAAGACATATTCCATCATTAG
- a CDS encoding FAD-dependent oxidoreductase, whose amino-acid sequence MLDEYLNTQWDVIVIGTGIGGGSIARRLAEAGLSVLMVEKGPDLDGSTGTEVETGVTDPTARLEEGIWPYPLEARIDGRDSQLFGMVGACVGGTSTFYAATLERPEPHDLDDSTERPHPTGGWPVSYAEMRPYFDLAEKNFRISGEIDPLGGIDAPELRPARRVTEVDATLRAAFSKAGLNPYQTHIAAEFPPDCQQCFGRRCPRPCKMDGRSAGVLPALATGHAKLLDRCNVTGIEAGDRVSRINCSRDGQNFSLHARHYVLSAGGLGSPTLMLQSRSEAWPDGLGNNNDLVGRNLMFHLSEMLAIWPGHGSKSDAPSRAISLRDLYHMDGQRFGLIQSMGIDAGYGEVLYALNEMFDRSFLRKIRPLRHFLRLLPHGILPLLGPAKIFVGVLEDLPYSENRVLADPAQPDRLRFEYSIHDELKDRRMAFRRAMKQAFRQHRRIFFNHMPTLNFAHPCGTLRFGDNPRSSVLDRNCRVHGIDNLTVADSSFMPTSNGCNPSLTIAANAYRVADTLIKELRAR is encoded by the coding sequence ATGTTGGACGAGTACCTGAATACGCAATGGGATGTCATCGTGATCGGCACCGGGATTGGCGGGGGCAGTATCGCCCGCCGGCTGGCCGAGGCGGGACTTTCGGTCCTGATGGTCGAAAAAGGCCCCGACCTGGACGGCAGCACGGGCACCGAGGTCGAAACAGGCGTCACCGATCCGACGGCCCGGCTGGAGGAAGGGATCTGGCCCTACCCGCTGGAAGCGCGAATCGACGGGCGCGATTCCCAGTTGTTCGGAATGGTCGGTGCCTGCGTGGGCGGCACCTCGACCTTTTACGCGGCAACCCTGGAACGCCCCGAACCCCATGATCTGGACGATTCAACCGAACGCCCCCACCCGACGGGCGGCTGGCCCGTCAGCTATGCCGAGATGCGCCCCTATTTCGACCTTGCCGAAAAGAACTTTCGCATCAGCGGCGAGATTGACCCTCTGGGCGGTATCGATGCGCCCGAACTGCGCCCCGCGCGCAGGGTGACAGAGGTGGACGCAACGCTGCGCGCCGCGTTCAGCAAAGCGGGGCTCAATCCTTATCAGACCCATATCGCCGCCGAATTCCCGCCTGACTGCCAGCAATGTTTCGGACGCCGCTGCCCGCGCCCCTGCAAGATGGATGGCCGCTCGGCAGGCGTTCTGCCCGCGCTGGCGACCGGCCATGCGAAACTGCTGGATCGCTGCAATGTGACCGGCATCGAGGCAGGCGACAGGGTCAGCAGGATCAACTGCAGCCGAGACGGCCAGAACTTCAGCCTTCACGCCAGACATTATGTCCTGTCGGCCGGCGGGCTTGGCTCGCCCACGCTGATGCTGCAATCGCGCAGCGAGGCATGGCCCGACGGGCTTGGGAACAACAATGACCTCGTGGGCCGCAACCTGATGTTCCATCTCAGCGAAATGCTGGCAATCTGGCCCGGACATGGCAGCAAATCCGATGCGCCCAGCCGCGCCATCAGCCTGCGCGACCTTTATCATATGGATGGTCAGCGCTTCGGGTTGATCCAGTCGATGGGAATCGACGCCGGCTATGGTGAGGTTCTTTATGCGCTGAACGAAATGTTCGACCGCTCGTTCCTGCGCAAGATCCGCCCGCTGCGCCATTTTCTGCGCCTGTTGCCCCATGGGATCCTGCCGCTGCTGGGGCCTGCCAAGATCTTTGTCGGCGTACTGGAAGACTTGCCCTACAGCGAAAACCGTGTGCTTGCCGATCCCGCGCAGCCGGACCGGCTGCGCTTTGAATACAGCATTCACGACGAGTTGAAAGATCGCCGCATGGCTTTCCGGCGCGCCATGAAACAGGCCTTTCGCCAGCACCGGCGGATTTTCTTCAACCATATGCCGACGCTGAACTTTGCCCACCCCTGCGGCACGCTGCGCTTTGGTGACAATCCCCGCAGCAGCGTGCTGGACCGGAACTGTCGCGTTCACGGCATCGACAATCTGACGGTGGCGGATTCCAGCTTCATGCCGACCTCGAACGGGTGCAATCCCAGCCTGACGATCGCGGCAAATGCCTATCGCGTGGCCGATACATTGATCAAGGAACTGCGGGCACGGTAA
- a CDS encoding complex I NDUFA9 subunit family protein — MAKLVTIFGGSGFVGRHVVRLMAKRGWRVRVAVRRPDEALFTRTYGAVGQVVPVLCNIRDEMSVRAAMSDADAVVNCVNIERPEGKSNFTNVFEQGAEHIARLSAEMGVARIVHLSGIGVDPKSASRYIASKARGEAAVLKHRPDAVILRPSVIFGPDDHFYNRFASLARLGPITPIIGGRTRLQPVYVEDVALAAVMGATGEAETGIYELGGPDVLTMREVIAQVLKVTHRRRLVLNMPFWLARIGATVLDGVQFASFGLFSNKFLSRDQLPLLRNDNVVSPDARGFADLGLQPIAAEAVIEDYLWRFRPSGQYDAIKDSAKNLREF; from the coding sequence ATGGCGAAACTGGTCACGATCTTTGGTGGGTCGGGCTTTGTCGGTCGGCATGTTGTGCGACTGATGGCCAAACGCGGATGGCGGGTGCGGGTCGCCGTGCGTCGCCCGGACGAGGCATTGTTCACGCGCACCTATGGCGCCGTCGGACAGGTTGTGCCCGTGCTGTGCAACATTCGCGACGAAATGTCGGTTCGCGCGGCGATGTCGGATGCAGATGCGGTGGTAAACTGCGTCAACATCGAACGCCCCGAAGGCAAGAGCAATTTCACCAATGTCTTTGAACAGGGCGCCGAACATATCGCGCGCCTGTCTGCCGAGATGGGCGTCGCCCGAATCGTGCATCTCTCGGGCATTGGTGTCGATCCCAAATCGGCCAGCCGTTATATCGCCTCGAAAGCGCGGGGCGAAGCCGCCGTGCTGAAGCACCGCCCCGATGCGGTCATCCTGCGACCCTCGGTCATCTTCGGTCCCGACGACCATTTCTACAACCGCTTTGCCAGCCTTGCACGGCTGGGCCCGATCACGCCGATCATCGGCGGACGGACCAGGCTGCAGCCCGTCTATGTCGAGGACGTGGCACTGGCCGCCGTGATGGGCGCGACCGGCGAAGCCGAAACCGGCATCTACGAGTTGGGCGGACCTGACGTCCTGACGATGCGCGAGGTGATCGCCCAGGTTCTCAAGGTCACTCACCGTCGTCGGCTGGTGCTGAACATGCCCTTCTGGCTGGCCCGGATCGGGGCAACCGTTCTGGATGGCGTGCAATTTGCCTCGTTCGGGCTGTTCTCGAACAAGTTCCTTTCGCGCGACCAGCTTCCCTTGCTGCGCAATGACAATGTGGTCAGCCCGGATGCCAGGGGATTCGCCGATCTGGGTCTGCAGCCGATCGCGGCCGAGGCTGTCATCGAGGACTACCTGTGGCGCTTCCGTCCCTCGGGACAATATGACGCAATCAAGGACTCGGCCAAGAATCTTCGCGAGTTCTGA
- a CDS encoding undecaprenyl-diphosphate phosphatase: MMEPNTIVAAVLGILEGLTEFIPVSSTGHVLLAGRFLGFDSPGRAFEVVIQLGAVLAILGVYSTRLWAIFSTAAHDAASRRFIAAVLLAFMPAVVIGVMAHDIIKTILFETPVLIATMLILGGIVLLLVDRWAQNPRYSRAEDFPLPMAFKIGVIQCLAMIPGVSRSGATIVGALALGADKRSAAEFSFFLSMPTMLGAFVYDLYKNRDVLDAAAMGNIVIGFICAFFSAVVVVRWLLGYVSQNGYALFAWWRIIIGSVALLALLIG, from the coding sequence CTGATGGAACCCAATACCATTGTTGCAGCGGTTCTCGGCATTCTCGAGGGCCTGACCGAGTTCATCCCCGTGTCGTCAACCGGCCATGTCCTTCTGGCCGGGCGCTTTCTGGGATTTGACTCGCCGGGCCGCGCCTTCGAGGTCGTGATTCAACTTGGTGCGGTGCTGGCGATCCTGGGCGTCTATTCGACGCGTCTCTGGGCCATTTTCTCGACCGCAGCGCATGACGCCGCCTCGCGCCGCTTCATCGCGGCAGTGCTGCTGGCCTTCATGCCGGCCGTCGTGATCGGCGTCATGGCGCATGACATCATCAAGACGATACTGTTCGAAACCCCGGTCCTGATTGCAACCATGCTGATCCTGGGCGGGATCGTCCTGCTGCTGGTCGACCGTTGGGCACAGAACCCGCGCTATTCCCGGGCCGAGGATTTCCCCTTGCCGATGGCCTTCAAGATCGGCGTCATCCAATGCCTTGCAATGATTCCCGGCGTCTCTCGTTCCGGCGCGACCATTGTCGGCGCGCTGGCGCTTGGCGCGGACAAACGCTCGGCGGCCGAATTTTCGTTCTTTCTTTCGATGCCGACGATGCTGGGGGCCTTTGTCTATGACCTCTACAAGAATCGCGACGTGCTGGACGCGGCGGCGATGGGCAATATCGTCATCGGTTTCATCTGCGCCTTTTTCAGCGCGGTTGTCGTCGTACGCTGGCTGTTGGGATATGTGTCTCAGAACGGATACGCCTTGTTTGCATGGTGGCGGATCATCATCGGAAGCGTTGCCTTGCTGGCGCTCCTGATAGGTTAG